In a genomic window of Festucalex cinctus isolate MCC-2025b chromosome 11, RoL_Fcin_1.0, whole genome shotgun sequence:
- the LOC144030626 gene encoding uncharacterized protein LOC144030626, which produces MIPGSPSESEPASSIPAQGTAHWTLAPSGWAAQAHLDLVQSEAELHGLRERQATEADSVREGVERAVLGVRREERRLLERVEQDHREAQQHLEQVHKENVAAARVGRALLDQRLGKLVLLKQRIQDAAQQTLADQSDSNQILLQEVAQFLQPWEVSVSLKKVTFKPSSQPNAVTFGEIRVQGQSLSLHAGGCGPHGQMCALHSLEIPSRETSHQVPDEDRRPQEQGWTSTAGTVVKNVSLSSWRDPESEVGSITNKQSRLKSHQNQETESVACPQNIQNSPDCGEDECPMGTSNHRKPHTVSAYTPLEWSQEFQGGVTGKGLLRPGKRSVLSQARCWNELWASHSCLDLTSRGRPHSGLSQSSDDHSLRTLCDSGRPQSPADSLDSSYTFVVSPSQEYAVNRNTLSNICRLSKSAADLPHMTRPLIASGTKECIGAWRENIQNFVTAPSGGLWVSTSGQPVSYQDPNFHAQPLVTRSLSMSILDVSSHEPKRGRGERGGPPVLVALQEEGEPRESCLIRQFGKQGSGRADFTLPSGLHCTPHGQIFIVDCGNARVQVTDPRGNVLQQVTSPISNSFAKRCRNFFDIAVNSKGLMALSCTAERALLVFSRHGRLLQTFGGSASGGAKDELEAPRGVTVTRLDEFLVADIRRGTLVALKLDHKTGSRLERTVVTGFHRPYLVAACASSGMVAVSERGTESGRVPCIKVLEPSWNTVRVLGVCSAMGPILVSPWGVCIDAEGDVLVADWGDVHRVLMFPAHGVGRSLVARGLSSPRGIGLLPGGCLVLSDSMNHCVKIYQYKSKFV; this is translated from the exons ATGATCCCCGGAAGTCCGTCGGAGAGCGAACCGGCCTCCTCTATCCCGGCCCAGGGAACTGCCCACTGGACCCTGGCTCCGTCAGGCTGGGCAGCGCAGGCGCATCTTGACCTGGTTCAGTCCGAGGCGGAGCTACACGGTCTGCGGGAACGCCAGGCCACAGAGGCGGACTCGGTGCGGGAGGGGGTTGAGCGCGCCGTCCTGGGAGTTCGCCGGGAAGAGCGCCGGCTGCTTGAGCGAGTGGAGCAGGACCACCGAGAAGCACAGCAACACCTGGAGCAGGTCCACAAGGAGAATGTGGCAGCAGCCAGAGTCGGCCGGGCCCTGCTGGACCAAAGGCTCGGGAAGCTGGTCCTACTTAAGCAGAGAATCCAGGATGCTGCTCAGCAGACGCTGGCCGACCAAAGTGATTCAAACCAGATTCTGCTGCAGGAGGTTGCGCAATTCCTTCAACCCTGGGAAGTTTCGGTTTCCCTGAAGAAAGTGACCTTCAAGCCCAGCTCCCAACCCAACGCCGTCACATTCGGAGAGATCCGAGTGCAGGGTCAGAGTTTATCTCTGCATGCCGGAGGTTGCGGTCCACACGGGCAGATGTGCGCTCTCCATTCTCTAGAAATTCCATCCAGAGAAACCAGTCACCAAGTTCCTGACGAAGACAGAAGACCCCAGGAACAGGGCTGGACCTCCACAGCAGGCACGGTTGTCAAAAATGTGAGCCTCTCTTCTTGGCGTGATCCTGAATCGGAAGTGGGTTCAATAACAAACAAGCAATCCAGACTAAAGTCTCACCAGAACCAGGAAACAGAATCTGTAGCATGTCCGCAGAACATTCAGAACAGCCCTGATTGCGGAGAAGATGAGTGCCCGATGGGCACCAGTAACCACAGGAAGCCACACACGGTATCTGCGTATACACCACTTGAGTGGAGTCAAGAGTTCCAGGGAGGAGTTACAGGAAAAGGACTTTTGAGGCCTGGAAAAAGGTCTGTCTTGTCCCAAGCCAGGTGTTGGAATGAGCTCTGGGCCAGCCACAGCTGCCTGGACCTCACCTCGAGAGGACGTCCTCACTCGGGCCTCAGCCAGTCCTCCGATGATCACTCTCTCAGGACCCTCTGTGATTCGGGCCGACCACAGTCGCCGGCAGACAGCCTGGACTCAAGCTATACTTTCGTCGTGAGCCCTTCTCAGGAGTACGCCGTCAACAGAAACACTTTGAGCAATATCTGCCGACTGTCAAAATCTGCAGCGGACTTGCCTCACATGACACGCCCCCTGATTGCCAGTGGGACCAAAGAATGCATTGGAGCGTGGCGGGAGAATATCCAAAACTTTGTGACTGCTCCCAGCGGGGGTCTCTGGGTTTCTACCAGTGGGCAGCCGGTGTCCTATCAAGATCCAAATTTCCATGCTCAGCCTCTCGTGACCAGGTCTCTATCCATGTCCATCTTGGATGTCTCCTCGCATGAGCCAAAGAGAGGAAGAGGGGAGCGAGGAGGTCCTCCAGTCCTGGTGGCGCTTCAGGAGGAAGGAGAGCCAAGAGAAAGTTGTCTTATACGACAGTTTGGGAAGCAGGGCTCGGGTCGGGCAGATTTCACCCTGCCAAGTGGTCTGCATTGCACGCCACATGGGCAAATCTTCATCGTGGACTGCGGGAACGCTCGGGTTCAG GTCACAGACCCTCGGGGCAACGTTCTCCAACAAGTCACCTCCCCGATTTCCAACAGTTTTGCCAAGCGATGCAGGAACTTCTTCGACATCGCGGTCAACTCCAAAGGCCTGATGGCACTGAGCTGCACGGCAGAGCGCGCCCTGCTGGTCTTCAGCCGACATGGACGACTCTTGCAGACCTTCGGAGGGTCCGCTTCAGGCGGGGCTAAAGACGAACTGGAGGCTCCCAGGGGCGTGACGGTGACACGACTGGACGAGTTCTTAGTGGCAGATATCCGCAGAGGTACCCTTGTCGCCTTGAAACTGGACCACAAGACTGGGTCCCGTTTGGAGCGTACGGTGGTGACTGGATTCCATCGCCCTTACTTGGTGGCGGCTTGCGCAAGCTCAGGAATGGTCGCTGTGTCGGAGCGCGGCACGGAAAGCGGTCGCGTACCCTGCATCAAAGTCCTGGAGCCCAGCTGGAACACAGTACGGGTTCTGGGGGTCTGCTCGGCCATGGGGCCCATCCTGGTCTCCCCCTGGGGTGTCTGCATCGATGCCGAGGGTGACGTCTTGGTGGCCGACTGGGGGGACGTCCACAGGGTCCTGATGTTCCCGGCGCACGGAGTGGGCCGGTCCCTGGTGGCTCGGGGTTTGAGTAGTCCGCGTGGGATCGGTCTGTTGCCAGGGGGCTGCCTGGTGCTGTCTGACAGTATGAACCACTGTGTCAAGATCTACCAGTACAAGTCCAAATTCGTGTAA